In Nocardia sp. NBC_00403, the DNA window TATGGCCACCACGGAGTCGTTCATGGACGTCGATATTCGAAGATTGCGTGACAGCCTCCACCGCCATCGGCGCGGATGCGTCTGATTGCGCTGCGCCACAGAGCTTTCCATGCCGGATTGCCTCTGGGCGATCCATACGCGATGCTCAAAGCAATGGACGACCTCCAGGTCCGCCGTCCGTCGGCAAAAGAGGTCGCCCGCGCAGTGCGTACACTCGGGTGGGACCGGTTGCGGCCGATCGCCCCGCCGCCACCAGGGGCGCCGTCACGGCGGAAGAGGCTCACCGGTCGGACTCGGCCCGCACGGAGATGCCGCACTTCCCTGCACCCATGGTGGGAATCCTGAAAGTGAACCACATGATGGCAGGCGGACCACGAACGGAAAGATCTCCTGGACTGGTGGCATCGCGATCCGCCGCCACGACAAGTGTCGTATCGGCGCGTGGCAGCGAGTACGCGGTTTTGTTGCGTCGGGTGCGCCAGGCTGGACTACTGGAGCGGCAGCTGGGGTATTACCTCCGCAAAATTGCGGTCATCGCGGCGGCATTGGTGGCCGGGTGGACGGCGTTCTTCCTTGTCGGCGATTCGTGGTGGCAACTGAGCATCGCCGCCTTCCTGGCGGTTCTGTTCGCCCAGATCGCGTTCCTGGGCCATGATGCTGGGCACCGCCAGATCTTCGGAACCCGGCGGGCCAACTACCTGTTCGGTGTGATCGCCGGCAATCTCGGTATCGGGCTGAGTATCGGCTGGTGGACCAGCAATCACAACCGGCACCACGCCCACCCCAACACCGAAGGAGCGGATCCCGATGTTTCGGGGATCTTGGCTCACTCCGAGGATCGAGCACAGACCAGCACTGGCATTCGGCGGCTGATATTCCGCCACCAAGCCTGGCTATTCTTTCCGATGTTGTTCCTCGAGGCCGCCAGTCTGCACTACTCGAGCGTCCGAGCGGTGCTGCGGTGGGCGATCCCCAACCGGGTCTGGGAGGGCGTGCTACTCGCGGCGCACGCCGCCGGATACCTGGCAGCGACGTTCCTGGTCCTCTCCCCGGCCAAAGCGGTCGCCTTCATCGTTGTCCAGCAGGGGCTGTTCGGGTTCTATATGGGCTGCACCTTCGCGCCCAACCACAAGGGCATGGAAGTCCTGGAAGAAGGCGACGCCACCGACTTCCTACGCCGCCAAGTGCTCACATCCCGCAACGTTCGCGGCAGCCGACTTGTCGACGCGGCACTAGGCGGCCTGAACTACCAGATCGAGCACCATCTGTTCCCATCGATGCCGCGGCCCAATCTGTGCCGAGCCCAGCCACTGGTCGTGGAGTTCTGTACCGAGATCGGTCTGCCGTATTGCCAGACCAGCCTCCTCGACTCCTACGCCCAGGCGCTGGTCCACCTCCACGCCGTCGGCAAATTCACCCGGCCATTACCACTGGTTGCGCCGGGTGAATCAGGTTGAGGTACAACCGCAGGCCAAGTTCCCCCTGCCAGCTGAACGCCGGCCGCATATCCCCGATCAGCTGTTTTGCAACGACGGCGAAGGATTTCGAGGTCCCGATCCAGAAGCTCTTCCAGGGCGCGGACCCGGCCCACGTCGTCGAGCGCAGCGCCGTGGACGACCCCGACCTGCTCGATTGGTACGCCGCGCTGCGCTAGAGCGTGGTCGATGCCGACGACGGGGGAAACGTGACCGGCAGCGCGGCCAGGGCGCGGTGGAACGGGCCTGGCCGCCACACCAACTCGTCAGCGGGGATGGCCAGTTTCAGCTCCGGCAATGCGTCGAGCAGCTGGTCGATAGCGTCCTCGGCGATCTGGTAGCCCACCGACTGGGCCGGACAGGCGTGCGGTCCGATGCTCCAGGCCAGATGCGAGCGGTTGCCCACCCGGTCGCCGGTATTCACCGCGGGGTCGTTATTACAGGCGGCAATGCCGATGATGACCGGCTGATGGGCGGGCAGCCAGACCCCGTCGATCAGAATCGGCTGCCGTGGATAGGTGAAGCACATATTCGCCAACGGCGGGTCGTTGAACAAGACCTCGTCCAGGGCATCACGAGTCGACAATCTGCCATCCAGGACATCACCCGCGAACCGTTCGTCGACCAGGATCAGCAGCATCGTTTTGACGATCAGATTCTGTAGCGGTTCACTCCCCGCGCCGTAGAGGGCGGCAAGCTGATGCAGCGCCTCCATGTCATCGAGTGCGGCCGGATGCTGCAACACCCGCGAAGCGACATCGTCACCCGGCTGTTCGCGTTTGAGCACGACCAGCTCCATCAATGCCTCGGCGAGCATCGCGTTGCCCTCCGTGGAGTCGACGCTCTCGATGACAGCCGAGATGCCCGCCGCGATCCGGCGGCCGATTTCCGGCGGACAGCCGAGCAAAGCATTGACGGAGTCGAAAACGAGCGGAAAGGCGTATTGGCTGATCAGATCGGCCGTACCGGTTTCACAGAAGCTGTCGATCAGCGGCACGGCGATCTGCTCGACGGTGGCATGCATGGCGTGCCGATCGACCGCGTCGAGGCTGGCCGTATTGACCTGCCGGTAGCGGTGGTGTTCGAGGCCGGCACTGTGCTGCGCGTTCGGACGCCACCCCATCACCGGCAGTACCGGGCAGTCGCTGGGGAGGTCGCGCTCCCAGGTGCGCGGATCGGCCGGGAAGCGTTCCGGATCGTGCAGGATCCGCACCGCGGTGCGGTATCCGATCACCAAAGTGGCAGGCACGCCCGGGGCGACGTCCACCGGCACCATCGAGCCGTAGCGGTCACGCAATGCTCGATAGGCGTTATGCGGATCGGTGGCGAACTCCGGGGCATACAGCGGGACACGTTCACTATCGGGTGTCACCGGTGAGTCGAGATGCGGAACCGGACAGGTCGCGGCCTGGGCGTTCGATTGCGATGCACTCACCGG includes these proteins:
- a CDS encoding fatty acid desaturase family protein — encoded protein: MASRSAATTSVVSARGSEYAVLLRRVRQAGLLERQLGYYLRKIAVIAAALVAGWTAFFLVGDSWWQLSIAAFLAVLFAQIAFLGHDAGHRQIFGTRRANYLFGVIAGNLGIGLSIGWWTSNHNRHHAHPNTEGADPDVSGILAHSEDRAQTSTGIRRLIFRHQAWLFFPMLFLEAASLHYSSVRAVLRWAIPNRVWEGVLLAAHAAGYLAATFLVLSPAKAVAFIVVQQGLFGFYMGCTFAPNHKGMEVLEEGDATDFLRRQVLTSRNVRGSRLVDAALGGLNYQIEHHLFPSMPRPNLCRAQPLVVEFCTEIGLPYCQTSLLDSYAQALVHLHAVGKFTRPLPLVAPGESG
- a CDS encoding cytochrome P450, with protein sequence MSASQSNAQAATCPVPHLDSPVTPDSERVPLYAPEFATDPHNAYRALRDRYGSMVPVDVAPGVPATLVIGYRTAVRILHDPERFPADPRTWERDLPSDCPVLPVMGWRPNAQHSAGLEHHRYRQVNTASLDAVDRHAMHATVEQIAVPLIDSFCETGTADLISQYAFPLVFDSVNALLGCPPEIGRRIAAGISAVIESVDSTEGNAMLAEALMELVVLKREQPGDDVASRVLQHPAALDDMEALHQLAALYGAGSEPLQNLIVKTMLLILVDERFAGDVLDGRLSTRDALDEVLFNDPPLANMCFTYPRQPILIDGVWLPAHQPVIIGIAACNNDPAVNTGDRVGNRSHLAWSIGPHACPAQSVGYQIAEDAIDQLLDALPELKLAIPADELVWRPGPFHRALAALPVTFPPSSASTTL